One window of Methylococcus sp. EFPC2 genomic DNA carries:
- the atpE gene encoding F0F1 ATP synthase subunit C yields the protein METVYGLTAIAVGLILGLGALGTAIGFGLLGGKFLEGAARQPELVPLLQVKMFIVAGLLDAVTMIGVGLALFFTFANPFVK from the coding sequence ATGGAAACTGTATACGGTTTGACTGCTATCGCTGTTGGTCTGATTCTCGGCTTGGGCGCTTTGGGTACCGCAATCGGGTTCGGTTTGCTGGGTGGCAAATTCCTGGAAGGCGCTGCGCGTCAGCCGGAACTGGTTCCCCTGCTACAGGTAAAAATGTTCATCGTGGCAGGTCTGCTGGACGCCGTAACCATGATCGGCGTCGGTCTCGCTCTGTTCTTCACCTTCGCCAACCCGTTCGTTAAGTAA
- the atpB gene encoding F0F1 ATP synthase subunit A — translation MATEAVHGSEGGATGYIIHHLTTLSAGEGFWTFHLDTLFFSAFLGFVFIFLFKKAAESATSGVPGNLQNFAEMIVEFVDTQVKDSFHGRNALIAPLALSIFCWVFLMNTMDLLPVDLLPMIAGLFGIEYLRVVPSTDLNATFAMSISVFFLIIFYSIKVKGPVGFAKEMLLTPFGVWMIPFNLLLKLVEEVAKPISLGLRLFGNMYAGELIFILIALLPWWIQPALSLPWAIFHILIITLQAFIFMVLTIVYLSLAHEDH, via the coding sequence ATGGCAACCGAAGCAGTACACGGCTCAGAAGGCGGTGCAACCGGATACATCATCCACCACCTGACTACCTTGTCGGCCGGTGAGGGATTCTGGACGTTTCATCTGGATACTCTTTTCTTTTCCGCGTTTCTCGGTTTCGTCTTCATCTTCCTTTTCAAAAAGGCCGCCGAAAGTGCGACCAGCGGCGTGCCCGGGAATCTGCAGAACTTCGCGGAGATGATCGTCGAGTTTGTCGATACCCAGGTCAAAGACAGCTTTCATGGGCGCAATGCGCTGATCGCGCCCTTGGCGCTGAGCATTTTCTGTTGGGTGTTTTTGATGAACACCATGGATTTGCTGCCGGTCGATTTGCTGCCGATGATCGCGGGCTTGTTCGGTATCGAGTATTTGCGCGTGGTGCCGAGTACCGATCTCAACGCCACTTTCGCCATGTCCATCTCGGTCTTCTTCCTGATCATCTTCTACAGCATCAAGGTCAAGGGACCTGTCGGCTTCGCCAAAGAAATGCTGCTGACGCCGTTCGGTGTGTGGATGATCCCGTTCAATCTGCTGTTGAAACTGGTTGAGGAAGTGGCCAAGCCCATTTCTCTCGGTCTTCGACTCTTCGGCAACATGTATGCAGGTGAGTTGATATTCATATTGATCGCCCTGTTGCCCTGGTGGATACAGCCGGCGCTGAGTTTGCCCTGGGCGATCTTCCATATCCTGATCATCACGCTGCAAGCTTTCATATTCATGGTGTTGACCATCGTTTATCTGAGCCTGGCTCACGAAGATCACTAA